A genomic window from Candidatus Krumholzibacteriia bacterium includes:
- a CDS encoding EpsI family protein — MGRSQAKWIVASIIAVAGISAHAIRATEPPDRGPLRLEEALVVSTDTTFVDETLESDYRETLQAREVIYRMYAPESSAPVWMLLAYFDQQREGSQVHSPRHCYPGAGWSIEGEIEMQAAWRDGSVHALLVSNGVARRLVCYWYQMPGRITPDVLDLKLALTRQAVLRRPQDVVYGNVSTVLESDVAAAYDRLAPFVRDAETEIARLYREQDERRPDTD, encoded by the coding sequence GTGGGCCGATCGCAGGCGAAGTGGATTGTCGCGTCGATAATCGCGGTCGCGGGCATTTCGGCGCACGCCATTCGTGCCACCGAACCGCCCGACCGCGGGCCGCTGCGGCTGGAAGAGGCGTTGGTGGTGTCGACGGATACGACATTCGTCGACGAGACCCTCGAATCGGACTATCGCGAAACGCTGCAGGCGCGCGAAGTCATCTATCGCATGTACGCACCCGAATCCAGCGCGCCGGTGTGGATGCTGCTCGCGTATTTCGATCAGCAACGCGAGGGTTCGCAGGTGCATTCGCCACGCCATTGTTACCCGGGGGCGGGATGGAGTATCGAGGGTGAAATCGAGATGCAGGCGGCCTGGCGCGACGGGAGTGTGCACGCGCTGCTGGTGAGCAACGGCGTCGCGCGCAGACTGGTGTGCTACTGGTACCAGATGCCGGGCCGCATTACACCGGACGTGCTGGATCTCAAGCTGGCGCTGACGCGCCAGGCGGTGCTGCGCCGGCCGCAGGACGTGGTGTACGGCAACGTCTCCACGGTTCTGGAAAGCGACGTGGCGGCGGCTTACGATCGCCTCGCGCCCTTCGTGCGCGACGCGGAAACCGAGATCGCGCGGCTCTACCGGGAGCAGGATGAACGTCGGCCAGATACTGACTGA